From Streptomyces sp. HUAS MG91, the proteins below share one genomic window:
- a CDS encoding bifunctional glycosyltransferase 87/phosphatase PAP2 family protein: MTGRTSVLRAGLWLIAAVLAARQLVAVLSTPRGERLTDLETWIGPHGVLHVKDSLYDTPDRFTGTPFSGLVLKPFSRAAEQALGWGWTFGSLALVVVLGLVAARALPQPVSRRTSLLAAPVAISLLMLSLPVRNAFTTGQTSIIPVLLVLLACFTVRGERACGVLIGVAAALQPTVLLFAPLLWFTGRRRAAVSSAVTFAAATALAWAAMPHDSWTYWVHHLAGAGLATNPAATANQSLHGMLLRFGLEGPLEIGLFALLGAAVAVLGLRRAVTYARDGQLLLAVAITGCVAVAVSPTTWQHQLLWVLLAVVGRVGKRASDRYMWPVLVVLALTLPSTMLLPEMTFLAPVADNVVLIAALAAACVVPFLSRASPLYDTPVPTEYAAPTPARWSWAPLVPAWRRVLTRPNLILELLLIRVGYSAYQQVRLAATGGTISGGRATAEAHGRQIHSIEQFLHIDIEHWVNHAVFHHAPWLKDFFNFYYTSFHFVVPLSVLAVLYVRRPAAYRWARSALGLATLLALIGFWAYPLAPPRLMPGLGFIDTVHGVQDFSQPDYGTLTQLTNQYAAMPSLHFGWSLWCGVVIVLLARRWWVKALGALHPLFTVSAIIATANHWMLDAVGGAVVVAVGFFLARPMRDRRRTPEPAGESARETPVSSGLAKAGGTER; this comes from the coding sequence GTGACCGGGCGGACGAGCGTCCTGCGGGCGGGGCTGTGGCTGATCGCCGCCGTCCTCGCGGCCCGCCAGCTCGTGGCGGTGCTGAGCACCCCGCGCGGTGAGCGCCTCACCGACCTGGAGACCTGGATCGGCCCGCACGGCGTGCTCCACGTCAAGGACTCCCTGTACGACACACCCGACCGGTTCACCGGCACCCCGTTCTCCGGACTCGTCCTCAAGCCGTTCTCCCGCGCCGCCGAGCAGGCGCTCGGCTGGGGCTGGACCTTCGGCTCGCTCGCCCTCGTGGTGGTCCTCGGCCTGGTCGCGGCCCGCGCGCTGCCGCAGCCCGTCTCCCGCCGTACGTCGCTGCTCGCCGCGCCCGTCGCGATCAGCCTGCTGATGCTGTCGCTGCCGGTGCGCAACGCCTTCACCACCGGCCAGACCAGCATCATCCCGGTCCTCCTCGTCCTCCTCGCCTGCTTCACCGTGCGCGGCGAGCGGGCCTGCGGCGTGCTCATCGGCGTGGCCGCCGCGCTCCAGCCGACGGTGCTGCTCTTCGCGCCGCTGCTGTGGTTCACCGGACGCAGACGCGCGGCCGTCTCCTCCGCCGTCACCTTCGCCGCCGCCACCGCGCTCGCCTGGGCGGCGATGCCGCACGACTCGTGGACGTACTGGGTGCACCACCTGGCCGGCGCGGGCCTCGCCACCAATCCGGCGGCCACCGCCAACCAGTCCCTGCACGGCATGCTGCTCCGATTCGGCCTGGAAGGCCCGCTGGAGATCGGGCTGTTCGCGCTGCTCGGCGCCGCCGTCGCGGTGCTCGGCCTGCGCCGCGCCGTCACCTACGCCCGCGACGGACAGCTCCTGCTCGCCGTCGCGATCACCGGCTGCGTCGCCGTCGCCGTCTCCCCGACCACCTGGCAGCACCAGCTGCTGTGGGTGCTGCTCGCCGTCGTCGGCCGGGTCGGCAAGCGCGCCTCGGACCGCTACATGTGGCCCGTCCTCGTCGTCCTCGCGCTCACCCTGCCGTCGACGATGCTGCTGCCCGAGATGACGTTCCTGGCCCCGGTCGCGGACAACGTCGTGCTCATCGCCGCCCTCGCCGCCGCCTGCGTCGTCCCCTTCCTCTCCCGCGCGTCACCGCTGTACGACACCCCCGTCCCCACCGAGTACGCGGCCCCCACGCCCGCCCGCTGGTCGTGGGCGCCGCTCGTCCCGGCCTGGCGCCGGGTCCTGACCCGGCCCAACCTGATCCTGGAACTGCTCCTCATCCGCGTCGGCTACTCCGCGTACCAGCAGGTCCGTCTCGCCGCGACGGGCGGCACGATCTCCGGCGGCCGGGCCACCGCCGAGGCGCACGGCCGGCAGATCCACTCGATCGAGCAGTTCCTGCACATCGACATCGAGCACTGGGTCAACCACGCGGTCTTCCACCACGCGCCGTGGCTCAAGGACTTCTTCAACTTCTATTACACGTCGTTCCACTTCGTGGTCCCGCTGAGCGTGCTCGCGGTCCTGTACGTGCGCCGCCCGGCCGCCTACCGCTGGGCCCGCTCGGCCCTCGGCCTCGCCACCCTCCTCGCCCTCATCGGCTTCTGGGCGTACCCGCTCGCGCCGCCGCGCCTGATGCCCGGCCTCGGTTTCATCGACACCGTCCACGGCGTCCAGGACTTCTCCCAGCCGGACTACGGCACGCTGACCCAGCTCACCAACCAGTACGCGGCGATGCCCTCGCTGCACTTCGGCTGGTCGCTGTGGTGCGGCGTCGTGATCGTGCTGCTGGCGCGCCGCTGGTGGGTCAAGGCGCTCGGCGCGCTGCACCCGCTGTTCACCGTCTCGGCGATCATCGCGACGGCCAACCACTGGATGCTCGACGCGGTGGGCGGCGCCGTGGTCGTCGCGGTCGGATTCTTCCTGGCGCGCCCGATGCGCGACCGGCGGCGGACACCGGAACCGGCCGGGGAGTCCGCGCGGGAGACGCCCGTCAGCAGCGGTCTTGCCAAGGCAGGCGGTACGGAGCGCTGA
- a CDS encoding ATP-binding protein, which yields MNEQTEQPHVYTLRLTVGTHSARHARRIVHRLCDSWSVPPDTADDLALGVTELLSNVVRHVPGAHAELRLLHDAQTGHVRAEVTDDGPQLPQTHVQLPDPCAEHGRGLAIVSAVAAKWGVERRAAGPEGKTVWFECRPVEDS from the coding sequence GTGAACGAGCAAACCGAGCAGCCGCACGTCTACACGCTGCGCCTCACCGTCGGCACCCACTCGGCCCGCCACGCGCGCCGTATCGTCCACCGCCTGTGCGACAGCTGGTCGGTACCGCCGGACACGGCCGACGACCTGGCCCTGGGCGTCACCGAACTGCTGTCCAACGTCGTACGGCACGTGCCCGGCGCCCACGCCGAACTGCGGCTGCTGCACGACGCGCAGACCGGTCACGTCCGCGCGGAGGTGACCGACGACGGGCCGCAACTTCCGCAAACACACGTTCAGTTGCCGGACCCTTGCGCCGAGCACGGGCGAGGGCTCGCCATCGTGTCGGCGGTGGCGGCGAAATGGGGTGTCGAGCGCCGCGCGGCGGGGCCGGAGGGCAAGACAGTGTGGTTCGAGTGCCGGCCCGTGGAAGACTCGTAG
- a CDS encoding helix-turn-helix transcriptional regulator: MVHINVLDPGASPLDYYGYELRRHREAAGLTQKQLGQIVNYTGSLVGQIETARKLPTAVFSERCDAALGTDGLLSRLVGLVLRSQLPVWFQQVAELESRAEDICTFQTHMVHGLLQTRAYASAVLGTMDRENLDDRAEVRLARQRLLEKEQPPVFWVILGEAALLQEVGDGPEVMRGQLAHLLSYEAHPYVNVQVLPFSAGAHAGLQGSYTLYRFPTDPSIIYTEGYGQGHPTANPTTVKDCSLRYDHLQAAALSLADSARLIRRVMEERYGGRPVA, from the coding sequence GTGGTCCATATCAACGTCCTCGATCCGGGCGCCTCGCCGCTCGACTACTACGGCTATGAGCTGCGCCGTCACCGGGAGGCCGCGGGCCTGACGCAGAAGCAGCTCGGGCAGATCGTCAATTACACCGGCTCGCTGGTGGGACAGATCGAGACCGCCCGGAAGCTGCCGACGGCCGTCTTCAGCGAGCGCTGCGATGCCGCGCTGGGGACCGACGGGCTGCTGTCGCGGCTGGTGGGGCTGGTGCTGAGGTCGCAGTTGCCGGTGTGGTTTCAGCAGGTTGCCGAGCTGGAGTCGCGGGCCGAGGACATCTGTACGTTCCAGACGCACATGGTGCACGGGCTGTTGCAGACCCGCGCCTACGCGAGCGCGGTCCTCGGCACGATGGACCGCGAGAACCTGGACGACCGCGCGGAGGTCCGGCTCGCCCGCCAGCGGCTCCTGGAGAAGGAGCAGCCACCCGTGTTCTGGGTCATCCTCGGGGAGGCGGCGCTGCTCCAGGAGGTCGGGGACGGCCCGGAGGTGATGCGAGGCCAACTCGCGCACCTGTTGTCGTACGAGGCGCATCCCTACGTCAATGTGCAGGTGCTGCCGTTCTCGGCGGGCGCGCACGCGGGACTGCAAGGGTCGTACACCCTGTACCGCTTCCCCACCGACCCGTCCATCATCTATACCGAGGGCTACGGACAAGGGCATCCGACTGCCAACCCGACCACCGTCAAGGACTGTTCGCTCCGTTACGATCATTTGCAGGCGGCCGCTCTGTCCCTCGCGGACTCGGCGCGGCTGATCCGGCGGGTGATGGAGGAGCGTTATGGCGGGCGTCCAGTGGCGTAA